One segment of Salvia splendens isolate huo1 chromosome 20, SspV2, whole genome shotgun sequence DNA contains the following:
- the LOC121782120 gene encoding uncharacterized protein LOC121782120 produces the protein MLVRPQEEEEEESNILPIMSDHQYLRKTVSDVTNEINKIGKELETIAEMEETIILQAECECCGLKEDYTKEYITRIRTSFSGKWVCGLCTEAVKERLQRCPIAMEDAIKFVQDFNTTTRVNPKLSMAWMMRDIAKRNCSKRNNLSGGKKIIRTSSCAGRIDYNSNQEH, from the exons ATGCTAGTGAGAcctcaagaagaagaagaagaagaaagcaaTATTCTTCCAATCATG AGTGATCATCAATATCTACGAAAAACGGTATCGGACGTGACAaatgaaataaacaaaatagGCAAAGAATTGGAAACCATTGCTGAAATGGAAGAAACAATAATCTTGCAAGCGGAATGCGAGTGTTGTGGCCTCAAAGAAGACTACACAAAGGAATACATAACTCGGATCCGGACCTCGTTTTCGGGAAAATGGGTTTGCGGGCTTTGCACAGAAGCGGTGAAGGAGAGATTACAGCGTTGCCCCATAGCTATGGAAGATGCCATAAAGTTTGTGCAAGATTTCAATACTACAACTAGGGTTAATCCCAAGTTGTCAATGGCATGGATGATGAGAGATATTGCCAAGCGAAATTGCTCCAAGAGAAACAATTTATCAGGTGGGAAAAAAATTATCAGGACATCTAGCTGTGCTGGAAGGATTGATTATAACTCGAACCAAGAGCATTAG